In Zingiber officinale cultivar Zhangliang chromosome 1A, Zo_v1.1, whole genome shotgun sequence, the DNA window tgaataaaagtttagttaaATGGATCAAATcgattgaatttaaaattttaattcgatttatttgaaaattcaatttttttttccaaaatatcAGTTGATTCAGTTAATTCGATTCGGATTtggtttagaattttttttattcaattaaatCGAATAGACCGAATTTTTTAACCAAATCGATTTTTGACACTATAAATTTTATATCGAACTAAAATTTTATTAAGTcaaatgaaatttttagaaaaaatcgaTTTATTCAGTTTGTTCGATTCGATTTGttcgattttattaaaaattccgTTCGATTTTTATCAAAAATCAGTTCGGTTcgatttgtttgaaaaaaaataattcggTTCGATTCAATTATTTCAGTTCGATTCGATTTGATTTTGACTAAATATTCACCCCTACATCTAGTGTATAAATGAATCTTCTTTAACTGTAGAACTTTGAATTTCCCGCTTTCTTCAAACTACCTAAAATTTTATTAAgtcaaatcaaattttaaaaaaaaatcgatttaTTCAATTTGTTCGATTCGATTTGTtcgattttattgaaaattccgttcgatttttattaaaaatcagTTCGATTTGATttgtttgaaaaaataataattcggTTCGATTCAATTAATTCAGTTCGATTCGATTTAATTTTGACTGAATATTCACCCCTACGTCTAGTGTATAAATGAATCTTCTTTAACTGTAGAACTTTGAATTTCCCGCTTTCTTCAAACTACCTAATATGCTATCGACCAACTTTTCCTTGTCTTCTGAATTTGAAACAAAATTATATCTTTTATGAGACCGTAATTTTGGCTTAATATCAACCAAGATCTCGGGTTTATTCGTAGCGCAATCTACGAGACCATCAGGAACCACAGCTTGTTCCACTCCACAACCATCTTTGCTACTTTTTTTAAGACCGCCTTCCTTGCTATCATACCAGGAATCAAGAATTTGAATAAGAGAGCTTTCCTCTCCACATCTTTGAGATTTCTCTACTACATCCTGCAATGGGGGAGTGCCCTCTGAATCAGACAATTCATCTTCTGAAAGAGAATCGTCATATGTTACTTCTCTATCCTGAATCGGAGCAGCCGTAAGATCCTCACGCACAATTGTCTCATGCACACCGCCCAGCTCCTCCCATTCTTCCCATGCACAATCTTCAGAAGCACTTTCCTGGCTAGTGTTGATACCTGCATTGCCTTTATTATCTAGTGAAGTGAGATCAAGTGTTCCAATTGTCAGTTGATTAGTAGAGCTAGAATTTGAGCGGAACCTTTCAGTAGGGATCACAAAACTGGACTCCATCCTCACCCTTGGCATTATCTCTAACAATGAAGCAAGATTGGGATAGCCAAGCGTTTCAGACTCTAAAACATAACCATGCCTTTGTAGAAAAGCTGGTTTGAATATGCTCATGTCGAAACCATCAGGATATTCATCAAAAAGCTCAACCAAGAGCTTTCGGCAATCAAATAATATCTTTTCTCCGCTAGGAGatgattttattttcttattctcaTAATTGTCATCATTTGCACAAACTTCAATCAAGCTTTGTAGATCCGGATAGCCATAGGAGGAAGGAACAAGTTTTATGCTGAACATGCTCTCAAACATCTTTTCTAAATCTTCAGGTTGTACATCCTCTTTACGTGTATAGGTTTTCTGAAACCAAGATTTGAACTCCAAAACGTTTTGGGGTTGATTAACAGAATTAGTCACAGCAAATGAACTCCCCAGGGAACCAGACTTGTGACCATATGTTTCCTGCTCAGGCTGTCTGTGTAtgctagattttgatattttgccAGTAAAAAGTGAACTTAAACCATTGGAATTATAGCAATGTGATGTGGCACACTTTTGTTTGGCAAGATTAAGCCTAAAAGGGAACATCTGCAAAATTGATTCTTCTATCCATTTCTTTTCTACAATCATCAAATTTACCAGCTCAAAAAGTTGGGCTTTTGAAAGATCTTTAAGGACCCAAGGACCTCCCTTCTGTAACCCATGCACCAGTTGTTCCCTGAAGCAGACAATAATGCCATAGTTCAATATGACagattttaatttacaaaaattcatCTAGAAGAAATATATAACCCTTAGAagattggtaaaaaaaaaaaaaagacagttATGTTAGAATTATACCCAAGTTCTGTTCCAAAATGAATGCCATGATATATCTTcccctaaataaaaaaaatagcagAATCATTTTTTTCTGAAACTAATGCAAAAGATAAAATGTGTGTTGGGTGGGTGAAGCACTAAAAACATAGATCAGTACCAGGTTTCTGGAATTGCAAAATAATGGATTAGATAAAAATACAGATACAAGTAACCAACAGTTGTTTGCTCTAGTGTTAAGCAAACTAGATCCAGAGGACATTTTACAAAAGATTGGGTCTTTTTAATTCATACGCTTTTTTTGGGAAGGTTTTGTTATGGACCGAGCCCGTACAACAAAAGAGAATCTGGAGCTCATCAAATATAAGAGATACACGCACGGTAGATTTAGAAAGGAAGGTGCAAATCAAGAGAAGCAGATTTAGAAAGGATGGTGCAAATCAAGAAAATTGATTCAGCTATAATTATTTATAGTAATTGATTTTATTTGAGTCAAGTATCTTTTATTTTAAGTAGAATTGAGTCTagtatctttttatttttagtaAGAATAAAACATTTCTTATTCAGGGGGTCTCTTCTTCCTTCGTTGAGAAGGAACGTCCTAGTTATATTTAAATGGTTGAAATAATGCaagaaaaattattattgaattttacaaaagaaagaaattaaatcCATAGATCGAGAGGTTCTCTAATTTCCTCGAGCCTCAAATCCCTCCTATCACCATAGGCCGCCAAGGTCGTAAAACCAAGAAGACGAAGGTTGATCCTGCCGACCAGCCGGTAAACCGTCCCATTA includes these proteins:
- the LOC121996436 gene encoding uncharacterized protein LOC121996436 — translated: MYRMIGGKMSLQSCFMADLIYWVSQNPPPVHFFLISGDKDFANILHRLRMNNYNILLASREFTPGVLCSSATLMWSWTRLVKGGNASAKHFNHPPDAFYGSWYGHYKAVLDDPFSDMKQANRKGNDYVELSSESKHRPVPRALVNAIQQILYSYPEGINMSDLRNELKRMNMSVDKDFFGYKNFSHLLASMPNILKFITSPGLDGQPLVVGKHLRTADSSPSRSKTIQDFDSSDGEMSPTPKQDGKTTLSDSKFGGIDSISGLDSTSNKNSVDAKSTYQPTEKLKCEDKKTNWKNKFSPSKSFREFGESPATDKTTRHPDMHTGLPDMKQSFFKSIAGWWSGKSEKDQEGVCEPRKEVTTEDNFVHQIETIGVFSKGYFWDALESFLLTSKGAELISKSITREQLVHGLQKGGPWVLKDLSKAQLFELVNLMIVEKKWIEESILQMFPFRLNLAKQKCATSHCYNSNGLSSLFTGKISKSSIHRQPEQETYGHKSGSLGSSFAVTNSVNQPQNVLEFKSWFQKTYTRKEDVQPEDLEKMFESMFSIKLVPSSYGYPDLQSLIEVCANDDNYENKKIKSSPSGEKILFDCRKLLVELFDEYPDGFDMSIFKPAFLQRHGYVLESETLGYPNLASLLEIMPRVRMESSFVIPTERFRSNSSSTNQLTIGTLDLTSLDNKGNAGINTSQESASEDCAWEEWEELGGVHETIVREDLTAAPIQDREVTYDDSLSEDELSDSEGTPPLQDVVEKSQRCGEESSLIQILDSWYDSKEGGLKKSSKDGCGVEQAVVPDGLVDCATNKPEILVDIKPKLRSHKRYNFVSNSEDKEKLVDSILGSLKKAGNSKFYS